Proteins from a single region of Apium graveolens cultivar Ventura chromosome 7, ASM990537v1, whole genome shotgun sequence:
- the LOC141673413 gene encoding uncharacterized protein LOC141673413, producing MNAPYFDVLKSLRRQGKQKQMVTMEHHYRVEIFTAAMDQQLQELNNRLSEQMTELLILSALLNPRDGYRSFNIENICKLAEKFYPEDFLGDKKIHLQCELQHNGLDVPVHPDLKNLSTLGDLCHGLVTTGKTDMYPLVDRLLRLVLTLPASTATSERAFSAMKIVKTSLRNRMEDEFLRDYLIVYIEKEIAETISAEEIIDSFYLIKERRAHLK from the coding sequence ATGAATGCTCCTTATTTTGATGTGCTTAAATCTCTTCGTCGACAAGGAAAACAAAAGCAAATGGTGACAATGGAACATCATTACCGAGTAGAAATCTTTACAGCTGCCATGGATCAACAATTACAGGAGCTAAACAATAGATTAAGTGAACAAATGACGGAGCTTCTCATTTTAAGTGCATTACTAAATCCTAGGGATGGTTATAGGTCTTTCAACATAGAGAACATTTGCAAGTTAGCTGAAAAGTTTTATCCAGAAGATTTTTTGGGAGATAAAAAAATCCATCTACAGTGTGAACTACAACATAATGGGTTAGATGTTCCGGTTCATCCAGATTTGAAGAATTTGTCTACTCTTGGTGATTTATGTCATGGATTGGTAACCACAGGGAAAACTGACATGTATCCATTAGTTGATAGACTATTAAGGCTTGTCTTGACTCTTCCAGCATCTACTGCAACATCTGAACGAGCTTTTTCTGCTATGAAAATTGTGAAAACAAGTCTTCGCAATCGAATGGAAGATGAATTTCTTAGGGATTATTTGATAGTGTATATTGAAAAGGAGATTGCGGAGACCATTTCTGCCGAGGAGATCattgattctttttatttgaTCAAAGAAAGGCGTGCACATCTCAAATAA
- the LOC141673415 gene encoding uncharacterized protein LOC141673415, protein MRDEWNGLQALFLKDCPYAYYIHCLAHQLQLALVAATREVPQIHTFFQNMVFIINAVTSSSKRHDDLQANQIAEIEHLKEIEEIQTGKGLNQIGTLQRPGDTRWSSHFTAICSLIKMYGATRLVLIDIAAQGITFSQRGDALSAIKMLMSYEFVFILHVVKKIMAITDLLCRALQQKSQDILNAMHLVSTTKMLIQKL, encoded by the coding sequence ATGCGTGATGAGTGGAATGGGCTGCAAGCCTTGTTTCTTAAAGATTGTCCTTATGCATATTACATTCATTGTCTAGCACATCAATTACAATTAGCACTTGTGGCTGCAACAAGAGAAGTACCTCAGATTCACACTTTCTTTCAAAATATGGTCTTTATTATCAATGCGGTTACTAGTTCTTCTAAGCGGCATGATGACTTGCAAGCTAATCAAATTGCTGAAATTGAACATTtaaaagaaatagaagagattcaAACAGGTAAAGGTCTCAATCAAATTGGAACATTACAACGTCCCGGAGATACTAGATGGAGTTCACATTTCACTGCTATATGTAGTTTGATAAAAATGTATGGTGCTACTCGCTTGGTTTTAATTGACATTGCTGCTCAAGGGATAACTTTTTCTCAACGAGGTGATGCTTTAAGTGCTATTAAAATGTTAATGTCTTATGAATTTGTGTTTATTTTACATGTAGTTAAGAAGATAATGGCTATTACTGATCTACTTTGTCGAGCATTACAACAAAAGTCTCAAGATATTTTAAATGCCATGCATCTGGTTTCTACAACAAAGATGTTGATTCAAAAATTGTGA